The DNA region CTGATTGACAGTGAGGAATTAAGAATTAGGAATTAATAATGCGACCACGAAACATGCACGCAAATTCCAATTTTTCATTCTTAATTATTCATTTAGAATTCTTGAGAAGTGTTTGACGCTGACAAATGGCAAGAGATATTCGAAACCATCAGTAAGAACAAACTCAGAACGTTCCTTACTGGATTCAGTGTGTTTTGGGGAATCTTCATGCTCATCATTCTCCTTGGTTCTGGCAACGGACTGCGCAACGGTTTTGAATCCGAATTTGAGGAAGACGCCATCAACAGCATTTGGGTTTACCAAGGACGGACAACCATTCCTTTTAAGGGAATGAAGCCTGGTCGCAACATTCGTTTTACAGATGAAGACCACGAAGCCATTGACAATGGAAATGTAAAAGGATTGGAGAATATCGCTTCTCGAATTTGGGTGCAAGACAAGAACATGGTCTATGGTGACAAAAAGGGAACTTTTGGAGTGATTGCGACCGAGGTTGGGCAATTCTATGCCGAAAATGCGACAATGGTCACGGGCCGATTTCTGAATGAAACAGACGTTTCCGAACGTAGAAAAGTGATTGTCTTAGGTCTTCCGGTCCAAGAAGAACTTTTTCCGAATGGAGATCATTTAGGCAAAGAATTAAACGTTGGCGGCATCTCTTTCAAGGTGATCGGAACCTTTAAAGATGGCGGTGGCGCACGCGACAACAGAAGAGGCTACATTCCACTCACTGTTGGGCAAATGGTATTTGACCGAGGCAGAAATGTGCATGCCATCAGCTCAACCATTGGAGATGCTACACCGGAAGAAAGCTTGCTGATTGAACAGGATATCCGAGATAGACTTGCCGCCTTGCACCAGTTCTCTCCAGAAGACAAACGTGCCGTTTGGATCAACAATACCACAGATCAATTCATGCAGATATTGAACGTACTGAACGCCATCAGTCTGTTCGTTTGGATCATCGGCATTGGAACCATCATTGCAGGAATTGTGGGAATCGGCAACATCATGATGATCGTGGTGAAAGAACGAACTCGTGAGATCGGCATTCGAAAAGCCTTGGGCGCCACGCCATTTTCGGTGGTATCACTCATCATCATGGAAGCCATTTTCATTACAAGTATTGCTGGTTACATGGGTTTGGTCGCTGGTGTTTTCACCTTAGAGGCAGTAAGCGGTATGATTGAAGATCCTGGGATATTCCAAAATCCGGAAGTGGATCTTTACACCGCTAGCATTGCCACACTAGTGCTTATTGTTTCAGGAACCTTGGCCGGACTCATTCCTGCCATCAAAGCCGCATCTATCAGTCCAATTGAAGCTTTACGAGACGAATGAGCATCTTAGACACAGATAGATGGCGCGAAGTGTTTGACACCTTAGGTGCCAATAAACTGCGAACAGCGCTTACCGCTTTCGGAGTGCTTTGGGGCATTTTCATGCTCATTATCATGTTGGGCGCAGGTTC from Flavobacteriales bacterium includes:
- a CDS encoding ABC transporter permease, with the translated sequence MFDADKWQEIFETISKNKLRTFLTGFSVFWGIFMLIILLGSGNGLRNGFESEFEEDAINSIWVYQGRTTIPFKGMKPGRNIRFTDEDHEAIDNGNVKGLENIASRIWVQDKNMVYGDKKGTFGVIATEVGQFYAENATMVTGRFLNETDVSERRKVIVLGLPVQEELFPNGDHLGKELNVGGISFKVIGTFKDGGGARDNRRGYIPLTVGQMVFDRGRNVHAISSTIGDATPEESLLIEQDIRDRLAALHQFSPEDKRAVWINNTTDQFMQILNVLNAISLFVWIIGIGTIIAGIVGIGNIMMIVVKERTREIGIRKALGATPFSVVSLIIMEAIFITSIAGYMGLVAGVFTLEAVSGMIEDPGIFQNPEVDLYTASIATLVLIVSGTLAGLIPAIKAASISPIEALRDE